The DNA window ATGAATAGAGGAATTCTTAAAATCTTCAAAGGTATAGGGTGGTAGTTTTTTAGAGGGATCAAATTGAGAGGCTATTTGTTCTTTCATCCATTCATAAAAATATTCGCTAGAATACCATCCGTAATCATTCATTAACCTGTACATACAATCAATATTTTCAAATATTTCTTCGAAATCTTTTTTTAAAGGGATTAGTATTTCATTTAAATTAGGATGTTCACTTTTTTGTGGTATTTTTCTATAATCTAATGTATCAGCTACTTTTTTCATTTCATTGAAAGACAAAGCAAAGCTTGTGATACATGCAGTGATCGCTCCAGCTGATGTTCCTGCTACTCTTTTTACATTTTGTAGTATGCCATGGTTGTATAAAAAGTCTAATACGCCTAAATAGGCTATTCCTAATACACCGCCACCTTCAAAAACTAAATTATTAATTTTATAATGAAATTTCATAGGATCACCTCTTAAAATTTGTTTATAGGGGTAAATAGTATAGGAAAATTATTGAATAAAAAAGCTACGAGTAGATGAATTTCAATGTAGTTCATGATAATGCTATGATATTCAATAATAAGTTTTATGGTGTATTTAAATTTAGAAAAAATTTTATTTATTCTAGTTAAAAGTCTATCGTTGAAAATTTCAAATGGTAGATTTTTTTATGGTAAAAATGTTATATGAAAATGAACTTTTTAAAGGATATAATACTCTTATATAGGAAAGCGGGGTGATGAGGTGGAGTTTATGATGATGGTTAAAAAAGCAAAAGAAGGAGATAAAGACGCATTGGTTCAGCTGATTATGGCAAAAAAGCAAGAGTACTACAAACTTGCATATATATATATGAAAAATAAAGAAGATGCATTGGATGCTATGGAAGATATGATTGTGATTATTTATGAAAAGATACATCAGCTAAAGAAAGAAGATGCCTTCTATAGTTGGAGTAAAACGATTTTAGTGAATTGTTGTAAAAGGCTTTTACGAAGAAAGAATAAAATTATTTCATTGGATCTTGTGAAAGAAGAAGTTCATGAGGGTGGTTTTGAGCAAAAGGATCAAGAGATCATCCTTGAAAAATATTTATCTCAATTAAATGAAAAGCATCAAGAGGCAATAAGACTCCGCTATTTTTTAGATTTAGACTATCAAACTATTGCGGATATAGTGAAAATTCCTCTTGGAACAGTAAAATCTCGTATATCCATTGGACTTAAGAAATTAAAAGAAAGTTTGGAGGTGAAGTCTCATGAATGAAGTTGAAAAAATCCTAAGAAAGAAGAAATTAGAAATAGATGAAATAGAAGTACCAGAGGAATTAGAAACAAGGTTACGGGCTGCATTAAAAAACAGGCATTCCTCTAAAACTATAAAAGGAAAATGGAAAATAAAAGTAGTAGCTTTTTTGATTGCCATGATGATGATAGGATACAATGTGGACACATTGGCTTTTTATGGGAAAAAGCTTGTTGGATATGATACACTTATGAGCAGTAATTTAAAAAATCTTAATGAATTAGAGAAAGGACAACTTATTGGAAAAAGTTATACCTTTAAGAATGGTGAAAAGATTACCTTAGATGGGATTATGCTAGATGATAATCAATTGCTAGCTTTTTATACATTGCAAGGTCTTAGTGAAAACATAGATAATGTAGGTAGTATGTCTATGGAAGGTATAGTAGGGCGTCATTATATGATGGGGGGACAAGGAGAAATTGATGAAAAAAAGAAAGAGGTTAAATGGATAATGGCTTTTGAGCCTCCATATTTCTTTGAAAAAGAATTAAGATGGACATTTACTTTGACGCAAGGGGATAAAATGGAAGAAGGAGAGATTATTTTTACATTAGATAGAAATAAGGCCATGGGACATATTCTAAAAAAAGAGATTAATAAAACAATTCAAGTAGATGAGAGTAAAATACGTTTTGAATCCATTTTAGCTTCTCCAACTACTACAGTTATAAAAGGAACTATTCAAAATATAGTAGAACTGGCTAAGGATCAAATTATTGGTGAAAGATTCAGACCTGATGAAATAGATATAAAATTGATTGCTAATGGAAAAGAACTTTTAGAACAAGGATCAGGAATGAGTACAGATATGAGTGGAATGAAGTTTGATAAGGAATATGAACCATTGCCAACGGATTTAGATAAGCTTCAAATTCAATTTGTAAGTTTTCAAGCAGATCATGATGTTCATGAAAAAATAAAGATAAATAAAGACGAAGTGAATAAATCATTGAAAATTCTCGGTCAAAATATTACAATTAATAAGGTTTATGAAGAGAATGGGGAAACTTATGTCACCATTACTACAGAAGAAAGTGTATTACTTTCAAAAGTAGTTTTAATAATAGATGGAAAAAAAATAAATCTTGAAGAGACTGTTTTAGATGAATATGATAAAAGGGGAGACGGAAGGATAAATCATACTCGAACTCTTCGATTTTTGGGAACAGGAAAGGATTTGCAATTAGACATTCACAGGATAAAGTATAATAAAATTTATAATCAATTTATAGATATACCTATGAATTGAGTATTTAATTTTTAAAATGTAATATATCATAATTTCTAAGGTTCTATAATAAATGGCAGGGGGATTCTCTGTCATTTGTTTTATTTCTACTTTGATCTTATAAGATAAATTATAGTGAATTTTTTATAGAATTATGTATAAAGGGGAACATTATTATAGCAAAACAAAAGGGTATAATTTAAAGGAGGAAATTTATGTAATTCTATAGAATTTTATATAGATGTATGTAAATTTTCAATAATGAATAATCCTACTTATTATCAGATAGAGTAATGAAGTAGTAGCCATAGGCATACATATTACAGCATGAAGAGGTGAGGCAATTGTTTCTAAAAAATATAGGTCTCGTTCTTGAGGGCGGAGGAATGAGAGGTGCATATACATCAGGGGTATTAGATGCTTTGATGGATGAAAATATAAAGGTTTCTTATGTTATTGGTGTTTCTGCTGGAGCAAATAATGGTGCTGATTTTGTTGCTGAGCAAAGAGAAAGAAATAAAAAAGTTTTTGTAGATATAGTTGGAGATAAAAGATACTTAGGGATATCTAATCTATTGAAAGAAGGAAGTTATTTTGGTATGAATTTTCTCTTTGATAAAGTACCTAATGAATTAGTTCCCTTTGATTATGAAACTTTTTTTAATTCTCCTGTAACCTTGAAGGTATGTGCAACAGATTGTGAAATTGGACAGCCTGTTTATTTTGAACACAAAGATTTTCAACCAAAATATTTTGTTGAAAAAATACTAAAAGCTTCTTGTAGTTTACCAATAATATCATTACCAGTAGAAATAAATGGGAAAAAATATCTTGATGGAGGGATGGTAGATCCCATACCAATAGAGAAATCTATCGATGATGGAAATCCTTATAATATTATTATATTAACGAGAAATAAAAATTATAGAAAGACTCCTTCTAAGTGGGGCTTTTTGACAAATGTATTTTTATATAAGTACCCTAAATTGATTAAAATTCTTAAAACAAGATATAAAAAATATAATAATTGTATTGAAAGAATTAATGATCTTGAAAATAGGGGTCATGTATATGTGTTTCGTCCTGAAAAAGAATTGTCAGTGGATCGATTTGAAAAAGATGTTTCAAAATTGAATGACTTATATGAACAGGGTTATTATGAGACCATGAATCAAATGAAGCATTTTAAAAAATGGATAAAAAGTATAGAAGAAGGCAGTACTACAGTGTAGTACTGTTTAAAGCTTTGATAGTTATCGATATAAATTCTTTGAAAGCTTCTTTAATTCGTTTTTATTTAAAATATATACTGTTTGTCCATGGTATTTTATAATTCCTTTTGATTGAAGGGTAGTAAAAGTTCTATGAAGATGACGATAAGTAGTACCTAAAAACTCAGAAATATCTTTAAAGGATGAATTTAAGATAATATAATCCTTATCTGTAATATGCTCAAGTAAATAACTAGATAAACGATTAATCAATGGATACAGTAGATTATAAGAACTGTTATTAGAAGTTGATTCAAGTTTGATACTTAAAGAATCAATCATGAATCTTAAGAATTTTATATTGTCATGACATTTTTCTCTTAAGATGTTTGCGGGAATGCCTATTAGATAACTATTTTTAACGGCTTCTACATCGGAACGAATAGAAAGATTTTTGAATAATTCAACATCTCCTAATGTATCGAATTCAGTATAAAATTCTAATAGAAGGGATTTTCCATTCTCTAGGAGAGAGAAGATTTTGATTTTACCTTCTACAAAAAAGTAATAATAAATCAATTCATTTTTAGCCTGTAAAATTTTTTCACCTTTCTCATAATGATGGAGTTCCATAAAGGAGAGCACTTCATCATCAAAAATATCATCAATATGATATTTTTTTTTATAATAATCTAGAAGCTTTGGATTAATAATTTTTTTCATAAATCCTCCTATACATGACATATGTCATAATTGAATTTCTAAAAACATGATAATCTATTTACAGATTATTGTAAAGCATGGAGGGAGCATATGTATAAAAGCTTAGCATTAAAAACAGGAGTATTACTTGCTATAATGTTATTTTTCAATGGAATGCTTACAAAGATAACAGGAGCATATTTCAGCAATTTAATTTTTCATTTAATAGGTTTTTTGTTTATATTGGCTATATGTATTGTCCGAAAGAACCAATGGTTTTATTTTAGAGAAATACCAATCATATTTTTTCTACCTGGAGTGTTAAGTGTTTTAACAATAGTATTAAACAATATTTGTATTCCTAAACTAGGGATTACATTGACTATAGGAATCAGTTTATTTGGTCAATTAATCATTTCAAATTTGATTGATCATTTTGGATTGTTTGAAATGAAAGTGAACAAGTTTAAAAAAGAAAAATTAATTGGGTTTGCCATTATTTTAGTAGGGATATTTGCCATGGTTTGGCTATAGAGAGGTGAATAAAATGTATATAGTATTAGCATTTACAACAGGTTTTTCAATAATCTTTGCAACCATACTTAATGGAAAACTTGCTCAAAAAATTGGAGTAGCCAATGGGGTCATGTTGAATTATTTAATGGGATTGTTAGCTTCTGTGATCCTTTGTTTTATGGTAAGGGATAATATTCCTTCATTTCAGGTTTTTAGTTCTATTCCATGGTATTATTTTTTAGGTGGATTTATTGGTGTAGCAGTAGTTTTTTTATTCAACATTACAGTTCCACAGATTCCAGCTGTATATATTGTAATACTGCCCTTTATTGGACAAATTTTAACAAGTTCAGTGATAGATTATTTTTATTTAGATATTTTCTCAAAAGGAAAAATAATTGGTGGATTATTATTTCTTGTAGGATTAATCTATAATGCTAGCGTTGATAAAAAATATCAAAATTTAAATTTGGATTTTGAAGACCAGTGACATTAAGTAAGTGAGCAGGAGGAGAATATTTTTCATGGAAAATAAATTTCTAATAGGAGATATGGCAAAAATCCATAATATTTCAACACAGACATTAAGATACTATGATAAGATAGGTCTTTTAAAACCTAAAATAATAGATGAAAATAATGGATATCGATATTATACCATAGAGCAGTTTGAACAATTGGATACAATAAAATATCTAAAGGTTTTAGGGATGACTTTAAAGGATATAAAGGAACATTTTGAAAAAAGAGAGATAGGGAATATTGTAAAATTACTTGAAAAGCAGAAACATTTAACTTACAAAAAAATTCAAGAACTAGAATTAATAGGAGATAAAATTGATCATAAAATTGACTGTATAAAAGACTGTATGAACATAGAAGAATATGAAAAGGTAAGGATACGAGAAATATTTGAAAGAAATATTGTTCTGGAATATATAAAGGATTCAGATTCAGCTGTTGAATTTGAACTAGCTTTAAAGAATTTACAAAACCTATTTAAGGATAATTCTTTAATGTTTACTGGAAAAATAGGCATAATTGTTCCTTCAAATCATTTAAAAACACATAGATTTGATAGGTATAATGCTGTGTATATTTTAGTAGAGGATAAGTTCAAACATAGTAACATAAAAAAATTACCTGCAGGGAAATATGCATGTATTTATCATAAAGGATCATATAGAGAAACGTATAGATCTTATAAAAAATTATTAGATTATTTAAAGGACCATCATTATGAAATTATAGGAGATGCTATAGAAATTGGCTTAGTAGATGTTTCTGTAACACTAAATGAAGAGGAATATATAACAGAAATTCAAGTTCCAATAAAATAATCTCTTGACCTTATAGTAACTATAAGGTATAAAATAACCTCTGTTAAATGAAAGGGAGGTTATTTTGTTATGAAAAAAGCATTAGACTTAAAAAAAGATTCTGTTTCTAAATTATTTTTTAACTATCTTATTCCCGCAGTTATGGGTATGCTCATCATGTCTTTACATATAGTAATAGATGGTATATTTGTAGGACGGGGGATTGGAAGTGATGGATTAGCGGCTGTAAATATTGTAGTACCTTTTTTTTCATTATTTGCAGCTATGGGTATATTAATTGGATTAGGGGGTGCAACGGTAGTTTCCATTAAATTTGGTGAAGGGAAAGAGGAAGAAGGCAATAGCATTTTCACCCAATCAATAGTAATAGCTATAATAATAAGTATTATTATTACTGTTGTGAGTGAATTAAACATAGAAAAGCTCTCTTATATATTAGGAGCAAATGATAAAATATTACTCTTTGTAAAAGAGTATATGCGTGTAATAATATTTTTTGCACCCATATTTATTTTAGTAGATGTGCTGAACTGTTTTGTGAGAAATGACAGAGCACCTAAATTATCAATGTATGCTATGATTATAGGGGCAATTATTAATTGTTGTCTAGATTATATTTTTATTTTTAAATTTCATTGGGAACTAAGTGGAGCAGCTTTAGCAACAGGGATTAGCAATATATTATCTATTACTATATTATTGATGCATTTTATGTTTAAAAAAGGAGATCTAAAATTTGTTAGAACAAGATTTGTAGTAAATGATATGATAAGAATTTTTAAGAATGGTTTTCCAAATTTTTTAGCAGAAATGTCTTTGGCCGCAGTTACATTAGTATTTAATTTAGTTTTGATGAAAATGCTTGGAGAAATAGGGGTATCAGCTTATGGAATAATAAATTATATTCATGCATTAATGCTGATGGTTTTTATTGGAATATCCCAGGCGGTACAGCCAATAATTAGTTACAATTATGGTGCTAAAGAATATGAAAGAGCAAGAGAAAGCTTTAAACTAGCAGTGGAGGTATCTGTGGTATTTGGAATATGTTTTTTCATGTCAGGCATACTATTTGGAAAAAACATGGTTAAATTATTCAACAATAATAATATAGAGTTAATGGAATTGACGACTAGTGGTATAAAAATTTATTTTATAAATTATTTGTTTATGGGAGTGAATATGGTAACAGCTTCATATTTTCAAGCTATTGAAAAAACAAAATTTTCAACCATTATTACTTTGAACAGAGGATTAATACTCATTATGGCTGGATTATTTATTCTTCCTAAAATATTTAAAATAAATGGAATTTGGATAACCACTCCTGTAGCAGAAGCAGTGACTCTTTTTGTATGTTGGGTTTTATTAAAAACTTATAAAAGAGAAATTGAAAAATTTAAATTAATAGAGGAACATTAGAAAAATCTCCTGATTTTCTAATGTGAATATTATTAATGTATTATTTTAAAATTACTGTAAGATTTGGAGGTTATTATAATGAAAGACAAAAAAATAGAATACAAAATATTACGCCCTAGAATACCCAAAGAGTTAGATGAGTTTTATTTTTCTAATGATGATATTCAAAATGAAGATACTTTTTCTATGAGTGTTGTTTCTAGTTGTTCCATTGAAAATCAAATTGCTCAACAAATAAGTTTTAAACAGATGATCTTTAGAAATGTTACATTTAAAGAAGTATCTTTTGAAGGCATTGATTTAACAGATGTTATATTTGAAAATTGTGATTTATCAAATGTAGACTTTCGTGGAGCTATTATACACAGGGTAGAAATGAAAAATTGTAAAATTTTAGGAATAGATTTGAGTGAGGCAACGTTACAAAATGTAGTATTGGAGGATTGTAATGGTAATTATGCTTTTTTTAGATTTACAAAATGTAAACAGGTGAATTTTAAAAATTGTGTATTGAATGACACGGATTTTCAAGAAGCTAAATTTACTAAGGTTGGGTTTAATCATTGTAATTTAGCACAATCTCAAATGTCAGGAACAAAATTAAAAGGGATGGATTTTAGTAATTGTGAAATAGAAGGAATAGGTGTAAGAATGGAGGATTTATATGGAGTTATTGTTTCTCCTATGCAAGCTGTTTCTCTTTCAAAACTTCTTGGGATTATTATTAAAATATAACCATATAAATGCAAAATTAAAATAGTAATGAAATCATCCTTATGAAATATAATTATATAGAAAGAGAGTGAGTTTTGATTGAGATCTTATGATGGTAGAAAAATATAAAGTATTATTTATATGTTGACAAACGTTTTCTTCTTGTGGTATCATTTATGTAACAATTAAATGATAATTTAGGTGTGTTACTGTGATGCAGGCGTAAACCTATGTACAAATACAAGAAGAAGGGTATTTGTGTGTAGGTTTGCGTCTTTTTGTTTTAAAGCTCATACAGGAGGGATTCTATTGGGGAAATACAATTTTAGGATATTAAAGATTTTAAATAATAATATCGTATTAGCTTATGACTTTCAAAACAAAGAAGATACTATATTAATTGGAACAGGTATAGGTTTTGGGAAAAAAGAAAATAAAAAGGTTTATATTCCAAGGGAGAAGATACAAAAATCCTTTGTCGGTTATGATGAAAAGATGAAAAATAAGTACTTTAGTCTTGTAAAACAAATAGATCCGAAGATTATAGAAATAAGCGAGGAAATTATAGAGAAAGCAGAAAACAAATTAGGGGAGTTAAATAAACATATTCACATTTTGCTTACAGACCATATTGGTTTTGCAATTGAACGAGTTCGAACAGGCCTTGAAATAACAAATCCATTTATTGATGAAATTAAGCTACTATATCCAGATGAATTTACGATTGCCTCCCAAGGAATTAAGAGGATCAAGGAAACATTAAATGCAGATTTAGGATATGGTGAAATAGGATTTATAGCCACACATCTTCATTCAGCTAGGAAGAATACCCATGTAAAAGAGACGATAAAAAATACTAGACTATTATATGAAATCATCGAAATTATAGAAAAAGATTTAAATGTAAAAATATGCAAAACAGATTATGATTACAAAAGATTAATCAATCATTTACAAGGGGCATTAAATAGAATAAAAAATAATATATATATAGAAAATCCTCTTTTAGAGAACATAAAGGAAAAGTTTAAAGAATCCTATAAAATTATCAAGAAAATAAGAGTTAAAATTGAAGAAACATATGAGGTAGAGGTTCCGGAACAGGAACTAGGATATATGGCAATTCATATACAAAGATTAAAAACTAAATGAGAAATCAGGAACGTTACTGTTAAATCAGGCGTAAACCTATTAGATGGAAAGAGTTTTCTGTCTTATGGTTTATGCCTTTTTTATATATAATAAATCATTTATTAAAAGGAGGAATCATTATGAGTAATACGTTTGGAAAACTTCAGAAGCTAGGGAAATCTTTAATGTTGCCTATTGCAGTAATGCCAGTGGTAGCCTTACTTTTAAGATTTGGAGTGTTACTAAAAATACCTTTTATTACAGCAGCAGGAAGTGCTGTATTTGATCATCTGCCAATATTATTTGCTATTGGTGTAGCTATAGGTATTGCAAAAGATAATCATGGAGCAGCAGGTCTTGCAGGTGCTATAGGATACTTTACAGCTACAGCTGTTGCACCAACTTTTAACGAAGCAATAGAAGTGAAAAAAATGGGTGTTTTAGCAGGGATGATTGCAGGGATTGTAGCAGGAAATCTTTATAATAAGTATCATGACATTAAGTTGCCAGATTTTTTAGGATTCTTTGGGGGAAAGCGTTTTGTTCCAATTGTAACTTCTTTAGTATCTATTCTTATTGGTGTTATTTATGGATTTGTATGGCCATATGTTCAAGAAGCAATTGATGTTATTGCCAATTGGATTATAGGAGCAGGAGCTCCTGGATACTTTGTATTTGGTACAGTAAATAGATTGTTAATTCCAACAGGACTTCATCATATCTTGAATAGTGTTGTGTGGTTTGTATTTGGAGAGTTTAATGGAGCTACAGGAGATTTAGGAAGATTCTTTGCAGGAGATCCAAATGCAGGATTATTTATGACTGGATTTTTCCCTGTAATGATGTTTGGTCTTCCTGCAGCAGCACTTGCTATGTATACTACAGCTAAAAAAGAAAATAAAAAGGCAGTAGGAGGGGCTTTATTATCTGTTGCGTTTACAGCATTTTTAACAGGAATTACAGAACCAATTGAATTTATGTTTATGTTCCTAGCTCCAGGACTATATGTTATCCATGCCCTATTAACAGGAGTTTCATTAGCGGTAACAAATGTTTTAGGGATTCATCATGGATTTGGTTTTTCAGCAGGAGCACTAGATTTTGGAATAAATATGAATTTAGCAACGAAAGGATGGCTTTTAATCCCTATAGGATTGGTATTCTTTGTGGTATATTATGTTATATTTGTTTTTGCAATCAAGAAATTTGATATCAAAACTCCAGGAAGAGAAGATTTAGATGAAAATGCAGTAGAGTTTAGCAAAGTAGATGATTTAGATGGATTAGCTAAAGACTATTTAGTAGCTTTAGGAGGAAAAGAAAATATTGTGGAATTAGATTCTTGTATTACAAGATTAAGACTTACATTGAAGGACTCAGGAAGGGTTGATGAAAAAGGATTGAAAAATCTTGGCGCATCAGGAGTATTAAAAATTAATGATAAAAACGTACAGGTTATTGTAGGAACAAAGGTAGAAATATTATCTACTAGAATGAAGAAGCTGTTATAACAGCTTCTTCATCTACCTGATTTATGAATTTAAATAGGTTTATAATATGGATAAATGTATTTAATTTCATAAAGGAAATGTAAGGAGAGGATTTTATGAAAGCTATTATCAATGCTAAAATCATTTTAGAAGAGGGTATTTTAAATGATTTTGTACTTTTATATACAAATAAAATAGTAGATCTAGTTAAAAAAAATGATTTTAAACAATTAGATTATGTAGGAGAAATCATAGATGCAAAAGGCAACTTTGTATCTCCCGGGTTAATTGATCTTCATATACATGGGTCAGCAGGTTTTGATACGATGGATGCTACTATTGATGCAATAAATAAGATTTCAAAATCTATAGCCAAAACAGGAGTAACTTGTTTTTTACCTGCAACAATGACCTTGTCTAAAGAAGCTATAAAAAAAGCATTAGAAAATATCAGAGCGTGTATGAATAAAAAATTAGAAGGCGCAAAAGTTTTAGGTGCACATCTAGAAGGGCCTTTTATTAGTAAAAAATATAGAGGGGCTCAAAATGAAAAATATATTATAAAACCTGATTATGAGTTTGTAAAACCTTATTTAGATCTATTAAAAATTATAACTTTTGCACCAGAGGAAGATGAAAATAGTCTATTTATAGAAAAGATGAAAAAACATAAAAATATAAAGCTTTCCATGGGCCATACAGGAGCTACTTTTGAACAAGCACTAAAAGCCATAGATGGAGGAGTTCATTGTGTAACACATACCTTTAATGGGATGACAGGACTTCATCATAGAAATCCAGGGGTCATAGGAGCTGTATTTTCAAGGGATATATTTTGTGAACTCATTGCAGATAAGATTCATGTGCATAAAGGTTTTTTTCAGGCTTTTATAGACATTAATAAAAAAAATCGAATTATTTTAATCACAGATTCTATGAGAGCAGGATGCATGATTTGTGGAGAATATGAATTAGGGGGTAAAAAGGTAATTGTAGATAAAAAATCTGCAAGGCTTGAGGATGGGACTCTAGCAGGAAGCATACTTAAATTAAATGAAGCTGTAAGGAATATTAGAGATCATACGAATTACAAATTGAATGAAATTATCAATATGGCAAGTATAAATCCCGCAAAAGCCATAGGAGTAGATAATCAACTAGGGAGTATCCAAAAAGGGAAAATTGCAGATTTTGTTATTTTTGATGAAGATATGAATGTGATTTGTACCATAATAGATGGAAATATAGTATATGAGGTGAAAACGAATGAGGATTATTTGCGTTGACAATTATGATCAGATGAGTAAAAAAGCTGCGAATATTGTAGCTAGCCAACTGATTTTAAAGCCTGATAGTGTTCTAGGATTGGCTACAGGTGCTACCCCTTTAGGAATGTATAAACAGCTTATAAAAACCTATGAAGAGGGTCATATTGACTTTGAAGAAGTGACTACTTTTAATCTTGATGAATATTGCGACCTAAATAAGGAAGATGAGCAAAGCTATTACTATTATATGTATGAAAATTTTTTTAAACATATCAACATAAACATAAAAAATTTAAATATCCCAAATGGTAGGGCAATGGATATTCATAAAGAATCTTTAGAATATGAAAGAAAGATTAGAAAAAGTGGAGGTATAGATTTACAAGTTTTGGGAATCGGAAGGAATGGACATATAGGATTTAATGAACCAGATATAAAATTTGAAGCTCTTACCCATATGGTAAAGTTAGACGAGCAGACTATAGAGGATAACTCAAGATTCTTTGATTCGATAAAAGACGTACCTACAAAAGCCATAAGTATGGGAATAAAAACGATTATGCATGCTAAAAAGATTATACTTTTAGCAAGTGGAAAAGAAAAAGCAGAGGTTATTTATGGAGCTATTTATGGTAAAATAACTCCTGAACTTCCTGCATCTGTTTTACAGTTACATCCAGACGTGGTTTTTGTGATGGATAAGGAAGCTGCATCAAAATTAGATTTAGAAAAATTAAAAGAAGAATACTTGTAGGAGGACGAAAAATGTTACGCTTTTTTAGTAAAAATAAGGAAATCACACTCAAAGCCCCTTTTAAGGGAGAAATAGTGGATATTAAAGAAGTAGATGATCCTGCTTTTTCAACCAAGATGCTTGGAGATGGTGTAGCTGTAAGACCAAATAGTAATATTGCAGTTGCTCCTTGTGATGGAAAAATTGCACAAATATTTCCTACGAATCATGCTTTTGGAATAATTACAAAAGAAGGATTAGAAATATTAGTACACATTGGGATAGACACAGTAAATTTAAAAGGAGAAGGTTTTAAAAGACTTGTAGAAGTTGGAACAGATGTGAAAAAGGGAACAGGTATTATTGAAGTAGATTTAAATTATATAAAAAAGTCAGGAAAGGATACTATAACACCTGTTGTGATTACAAATATGGATAAGGTAGAAAATATGAGTAAGAATTTAAACAA is part of the Crassaminicella profunda genome and encodes:
- a CDS encoding PTS sugar transporter subunit IIA, coding for MLRFFSKNKEITLKAPFKGEIVDIKEVDDPAFSTKMLGDGVAVRPNSNIAVAPCDGKIAQIFPTNHAFGIITKEGLEILVHIGIDTVNLKGEGFKRLVEVGTDVKKGTGIIEVDLNYIKKSGKDTITPVVITNMDKVENMSKNLNNNEEILKIKVKK